One stretch of Arachis duranensis cultivar V14167 chromosome 1, aradu.V14167.gnm2.J7QH, whole genome shotgun sequence DNA includes these proteins:
- the LOC107469600 gene encoding GDP-fucose transporter 1 encodes MSSIRIDASKQHYTTTFLVVGYALCSSLLAIINKYAITQFNYPGLLTALQYLTSALGVYLLGKLGFLHHDPFTLTPLLVALADTVFRHQPCPSKLTFFSLVVILAGAVGYVSTDSAFTLTAYSWAFAYLVTITTEMVYIKHMVMNLGLNTWGFVLYNNLLSLMIAPLFWFLTGENLEVFDALRSGSGSLFDPSALAAVGLSCVFGLAISFFGFAARKAVSATAFTVTGVVNKFLTVAINVLIWDKHASPFGLLCLLFTIVGGVLYQQSVTGPAPVQRDTMVDVEKNPGDYDDDGHDLEAERLLKAELNVKDSTTREQEDLEVVRSKT; translated from the coding sequence ATGTCTTCCATTCGAATCGACGCATCGAAGCAGCACTACACCACCACCTTCCTCGTGGTCGGTTACGCACTCTGCTCCAGTCTCCTCGCCATCATCAACAAGTACGCCATCACCCAATTCAACTACCCCGGCCTTTTAACCGCACTCCAGTACCTCACTTCCGCCCTCGGCGTCTATCTTCTCGGCAAATTAGGGTTCCTCCACCACGACCCCTTCACTCTCACCCCTCTCCTCGTCGCTCTTGCCGACACCGTCTTCCGCCACCAGCCTTGCCCCTCCAAGCTCACATTTTTCTCCCTCGTCGTTATCCTTGCCGGCGCCGTCGGGTATGTCTCCACTGATTCCGCTTTCACCCTCACTGCTTATTCTTGGGCTTTTGCTTATCTTGTCACAATCACCACTGAGATGGTTTACATCAAGCACATGGTCATGAATCTAGGGTTGAACACTTGGGGTTTTGTTTTGTACAACAATTTGTTGTCTCTCATGATTGCGCCCTTGTTCTGGTTCCTTACCGGTGAGAATCTTGAGGTTTTCGATGCTCTGAGATCCGGTTCCGGGAGCTTGTTTGATCCCAGTGCTCTTGCTGCTGTTGGGCTATCCTGTGTGTTTGGATTGGCGATTAGTTTCTTTGGCTTTGCGGCAAGGAAGGCCGTTTCCGCCACGGCGTTTACTGTCACTGGCGTTGTGAACAAGTTTCTCACTGTGGCTATCAATGTGCTCATTTGGGACAAGCACGCCAGCCCCTTCGGATTGCTTTGTTTGCTATTCACCATTGTTGGTGGAGTTCTTTATCAGCAGTCAGTTACAGGGCCTGCCCCGGTGCAGCGTGATACAATGGTGGATGTTGAGAAGAATCCTGgtgattatgatgatgatggtcATGATTTGGAAGCTGAGAGACTATTAAAGG